The Petrotoga sp. 9PW.55.5.1 sequence TTTACAAGTACATAATAATGGTAACTTATTGAGTTGTTAGTTCTAATATCTTCTACATACAAAAATTTTTGAATTTCAAACTGAGCTAACAATCTTTTGACATCGCCTTCATCAATAAAATAATGAGGTATTCCTTCTTGTTTGATAATGGTATTTTCGTCTATCTTGTTTATATTTCTAATATAATTAGGACTATTTTTAGAGTTAAAAGTTAAAAAAACTTCTCCATTAGGCTTAAGAACTCTATATATTTCAGAAATAACTTTTATTATTTCTTTAAAGTCTGTATGATATATGACATGAAAAGAAAACAATGCATCAAAGCTTTCACCATTGAAAGGCAACGAACGCATATCACTTAATTTAATATCTATATTATCGCTATCTTAATTAATAGTCATCC is a genomic window containing:
- a CDS encoding class I SAM-dependent methyltransferase; this encodes MDIKLSDMRSLPFNGESFDALFSFHVIYHTDFKEIIKVISEIYRVLKPNGEVFLTFNSKNSPNYIRNINKIDENTIIKQEGIPHYFIDEGDVKRLLAQFEIQKFLYVEDIRTNNSISYHYYVLVKR